A single genomic interval of Bacteroidota bacterium harbors:
- a CDS encoding phytase produces the protein MKLNGLTIGINVFMLMFFLTSCEDKAGRMTITAIVETEPVAAGLGDDAADDPAIWIHPEYPDSSTIIGTNKKSGLGVYDLNGRQKFFYPAGRINNVDVRYGFPLNDSVSIDIAAGGNRSNLTIEIFAIDSRSGALTDIAAREISIDTLGMTDAYGFCLYRNPATGQFFAYVNDTNGNVQQWQLLPSGEGKADAVLVRHWKLDSQVEGMVCDDANGSLFIGEEGRGIWRFPACPDKPADGFFIPNSGSDNPDVAFDIEGLALFITGSGNGYLVASSQGNNGYLVFKRNPNHEYLGIFRVADGVIDGTEGTDGIEITSFPLGSMFPGGLMVIQDDVNTDGETVRPQNFKLVSWRTIADYFTPPLSSGNEGYNPRN, from the coding sequence ATGAAACTTAACGGACTGACCATTGGCATCAATGTGTTTATGCTGATGTTTTTTTTAACCTCATGTGAAGATAAAGCAGGCCGAATGACTATTACTGCGATTGTTGAAACCGAGCCTGTTGCTGCCGGCCTGGGTGATGATGCCGCCGATGACCCGGCCATCTGGATTCATCCTGAATATCCTGATTCAAGCACAATCATAGGAACAAATAAAAAATCAGGGTTAGGGGTATATGATCTTAACGGCCGTCAAAAATTCTTTTATCCTGCCGGCCGGATAAATAACGTTGATGTTCGCTATGGTTTCCCGCTCAATGATTCTGTAAGTATTGACATTGCTGCAGGCGGTAACCGCTCCAATCTTACCATTGAAATATTTGCCATTGATTCCCGGTCGGGAGCCCTCACGGATATTGCAGCAAGGGAGATCAGCATCGATACACTCGGTATGACGGATGCTTATGGGTTCTGTCTTTACCGGAACCCGGCCACCGGACAATTTTTTGCCTATGTAAACGACACCAACGGGAATGTACAGCAATGGCAACTTTTACCCTCCGGTGAAGGAAAAGCCGATGCCGTGCTCGTCCGGCACTGGAAACTGGACAGCCAGGTGGAAGGGATGGTTTGCGACGATGCCAACGGATCCTTGTTCATCGGGGAAGAAGGAAGAGGTATCTGGCGCTTCCCGGCATGCCCCGATAAACCGGCGGATGGCTTCTTTATCCCTAACAGTGGTAGCGATAACCCGGATGTAGCCTTCGATATAGAAGGATTGGCCCTGTTTATCACCGGATCAGGCAATGGATACCTCGTTGCTTCAAGCCAGGGAAACAACGGATACCTCGTCTTCAAACGCAACCCCAACCATGAATATCTCGGAATATTCAGGGTTGCCGATGGAGTGATAGATGGTACAGAAGGTACCGACGGTATTGAGATCACATCCTTTCCTTTAGGAAGTATGTTCCCGGGTGGCTTAATGGTTATCCAGGACGACGTGAACACCGATGGTGAAACCGTTCGACCGCAAAATTTCAAACTCGTAAGCTGGAGAACCATCGCCGATTACTTTACTCCTCCTTTATCATCAGGAAACGAAGGCTATAACCCGAGAAACTAA
- a CDS encoding mechanosensitive ion channel: MDISKYTDYAVELIMNYGPKLLLAIVTLIIGLWLIKVLSKGVFRMMERRNIDPSLKTFLKSLLSILLKIVLIITVIGMVGVEITAFLAIFASIGIGIGMALSGTLQNVAGGIFILFMKPYKLGDFVKIQSEMGTVKAIQVFHTVLKTVDNKTIVVPNALVINGILINYSDEDKRRVDFIFGIDYKDDIDLAKEVIMGLIRTDKRIINEPDPPFVAVNDLGNSSVNLVVRVWVNSPDYWDVYFYLMESVKKAFDANGISIPYPQQDVYVHQVK; encoded by the coding sequence ATGGACATTAGCAAATACACAGATTATGCAGTCGAACTGATAATGAATTACGGTCCTAAGCTGTTACTGGCCATTGTAACACTAATTATCGGTTTATGGCTGATCAAAGTACTTTCAAAAGGTGTATTCAGGATGATGGAAAGAAGGAATATTGATCCTTCCCTGAAAACATTTCTAAAGAGCCTTTTATCCATCCTTTTGAAGATCGTTCTTATCATTACAGTTATTGGAATGGTTGGAGTGGAGATTACCGCATTTCTTGCCATATTTGCCTCCATTGGTATAGGTATAGGTATGGCATTGTCGGGAACATTGCAAAATGTAGCCGGTGGGATTTTTATCCTGTTTATGAAACCATACAAATTAGGTGATTTCGTGAAGATTCAAAGTGAAATGGGAACCGTTAAAGCCATACAGGTTTTTCATACCGTTTTGAAGACTGTCGACAACAAGACCATCGTCGTACCAAATGCTCTCGTTATTAATGGAATATTGATAAATTACTCAGATGAAGATAAGCGCAGGGTTGATTTTATCTTCGGAATAGATTATAAGGACGATATTGACTTAGCCAAAGAGGTAATAATGGGTCTCATCAGAACCGATAAGAGGATCATCAACGAACCGGATCCTCCTTTTGTTGCGGTCAACGACCTCGGTAACAGCTCAGTGAACCTGGTTGTCAGAGTTTGGGTAAATTCCCCTGACTACTGGGATGTATATTTTTATCTGATGGAAAGTGTGAAAAAGGCCTTCGATGCCAATGGCATTTCCATTCCTTACCCGCAGCAGGATGTTTATGTTCATCAGGTGAAATAA
- a CDS encoding DUF748 domain-containing protein, producing the protein MRIKVVQTPVSRARYRLFLYPLAIFLLFIVFAGFLAGKFLERQVKNAILEQNTGMNISFEDIHVNVISRSVRVTGLDIRVKADTTARVYLEKLEVKGFRVMPWFRARKIAMSELNSNGLVVSGKFGSFRDGFRVESRPDKDTMVETHADNKPGSLEIKNIRFTGLSMNLSHMPGGVFRVRCSDMDLEVDDLEFLFNDTVRAIPLNVGVFRMDVYEPFLVFKDGFYAVRASQIAMNTADSSLKVDTFRLVPQYSMKEFGEKHGLQTDRFDVNADLMQVSGIDYAGMIKDKTFYIEKILIDHLDANIFRDKNIPFDYNNFPALPQSLLRKIQVPMRIDKFLVQRSRIEYRELLQGSVEEGMVFLSDLDLGISNISSSQGAIPLKVDARALLYGQGRMNVSVIMPMDVTRDTFEFHGNLGRMDFAAFNPMAVPNGHIRFESGLLDSVYFEARANNQYASGLMNMLYQDVSVSLLNKKRPDMHKQGFLSFMANTVIHKSNLPGEDHNRVAEMYFQRDQNKGLINYLWKTVFSGMKNSMQPGGKVQRKPSSKEEGRTSD; encoded by the coding sequence ATGAGAATTAAAGTTGTACAAACTCCTGTTTCCCGTGCCAGATACCGTTTATTCCTTTATCCATTGGCAATTTTTCTGCTGTTTATCGTTTTTGCCGGTTTCCTTGCCGGTAAATTTCTGGAAAGGCAGGTTAAAAATGCGATCCTGGAGCAAAATACAGGAATGAATATCAGCTTTGAGGATATTCATGTAAATGTTATCAGTCGTTCAGTCAGGGTTACCGGATTGGATATCCGGGTTAAAGCTGATACAACCGCAAGGGTTTATCTCGAGAAATTGGAGGTGAAAGGGTTTCGGGTAATGCCATGGTTTCGTGCGCGAAAAATCGCAATGAGTGAGTTAAATTCCAATGGGCTGGTTGTTTCGGGTAAGTTCGGATCATTCAGGGATGGATTCCGTGTGGAAAGCAGGCCTGACAAAGACACTATGGTTGAAACTCATGCTGATAACAAACCAGGCAGCCTTGAGATAAAGAATATTCGTTTTACGGGATTAAGCATGAACCTAAGCCATATGCCGGGGGGCGTTTTCCGGGTGAGGTGCAGTGATATGGATTTGGAAGTTGATGACCTGGAGTTTTTGTTTAACGACACTGTCCGTGCTATTCCCTTAAATGTCGGTGTGTTCAGAATGGATGTTTATGAGCCTTTCCTGGTTTTTAAGGATGGGTTTTATGCAGTCAGGGCTTCACAAATTGCTATGAATACAGCGGATTCATCGTTGAAAGTGGACACGTTCCGCCTGGTTCCCCAATACAGTATGAAGGAATTTGGGGAAAAACATGGCCTGCAGACCGACCGTTTTGATGTGAATGCCGATTTGATGCAGGTCAGCGGGATTGATTATGCCGGTATGATAAAAGATAAAACCTTCTACATAGAAAAAATTCTGATTGATCATCTTGATGCGAATATTTTCCGTGATAAAAATATCCCATTTGATTACAATAATTTTCCTGCCCTTCCGCAGTCACTTCTACGAAAGATTCAGGTTCCCATGAGGATAGATAAGTTTTTGGTTCAGAGATCCAGGATTGAGTACCGTGAGCTTTTGCAAGGCTCAGTGGAGGAAGGAATGGTTTTCCTGAGTGACCTTGACCTGGGTATTTCCAATATCAGCAGTTCCCAGGGTGCCATTCCTTTGAAAGTTGATGCCCGTGCGTTGCTATACGGTCAGGGCAGAATGAATGTGTCGGTTATCATGCCTATGGATGTTACCCGTGATACTTTTGAGTTTCATGGGAACCTTGGAAGGATGGACTTTGCTGCATTCAACCCCATGGCTGTTCCCAACGGGCATATCCGTTTTGAATCGGGCTTGCTTGATTCAGTGTATTTTGAGGCACGCGCCAACAATCAATATGCCTCCGGGCTTATGAATATGCTGTATCAGGATGTTTCCGTCAGCCTTTTAAACAAGAAGCGGCCAGACATGCATAAACAAGGTTTTCTTTCTTTTATGGCCAATACTGTTATCCATAAATCAAATCTGCCGGGGGAAGATCATAATCGGGTTGCTGAGATGTATTTTCAGCGGGATCAGAATAAGGGTTTGATCAACTACCTTTGGAAAACTGTTTTCAGCGGGATGAAAAACAGTATGCAGCCGGGAGGGAAAGTCCAACGGAAGCCTTCTTCCAAAGAAGAAGGCAGGACATCAGATTAG